A part of Solicola gregarius genomic DNA contains:
- a CDS encoding class E sortase — protein sequence MTRPATRTRRRKWLMATGIVLVLAGVAGLGYVAWEYIGTNIVARQTQQNQLDDLHERWQSGEAAGSGEASAVLRIPRFGDDFEVPIIEGVSDDDLSAGVGHQPGTAGPGERGNFVLAGHRVTRGEPFADFPELRAGDRVEIETRTRTYEYRLDMDGDELEVDFSEGWVMESRPDYPAVADSRRLITLVTCAELFHTDGRLVAFGHLVDTRPTERTTATTAPS from the coding sequence ATGACGCGACCGGCGACGCGCACGCGGCGGCGAAAGTGGTTGATGGCGACGGGAATCGTGCTCGTCCTGGCCGGTGTCGCAGGGCTCGGCTATGTCGCGTGGGAGTACATCGGCACGAACATCGTGGCGCGACAGACGCAGCAGAACCAGCTCGACGACCTACACGAGCGCTGGCAGTCCGGTGAAGCGGCCGGGTCGGGCGAGGCGAGCGCCGTGCTGCGGATTCCACGCTTCGGCGACGACTTCGAGGTGCCGATCATCGAGGGCGTCTCCGACGACGATCTGTCTGCCGGAGTCGGCCACCAGCCGGGCACTGCCGGGCCCGGCGAGCGCGGCAACTTCGTGCTCGCCGGTCACCGGGTGACGCGTGGGGAGCCGTTCGCGGACTTCCCCGAGCTGCGTGCCGGCGACCGTGTGGAGATCGAGACCCGCACCCGTACGTACGAATATCGACTCGACATGGACGGCGACGAGCTCGAGGTCGACTTCTCGGAGGGCTGGGTGATGGAGTCGCGGCCGGACTATCCCGCTGTGGCGGACTCCCGCCGGCTGATCACGCTCGTCACGTGCGCGGAGCTGTTCCACACGGACGGGCGACTCGTAGCCTTCGGTCACCTGGTCGACACGCGGCCGACGGAGCGTACGACGGCCACCACTGCACCGTCATAG
- a CDS encoding DUF7507 domain-containing protein produces the protein MPQYELGTASRRRLPRWRRATYVLMAVFALAATLVVPAIDPPAAHAQTDTSCDFANSGTGTYADTLCWFDLSDVDWQDAQNGQDFEVSIPGGYTLAFTLTADGGEATSSAFPTYSDAYLGNNGFYTGVSGEPAFYQQDNATDTDLELSDIELTSSSGEVVDGYALVGADAESTDADESITWNSSDPITSLTATRTGTGLGNACGGGFTGIGTKEVTCTGQGTSTKTGTAIVSSTNPSTFSQHMQGGGLQAVSFGVLISAVTLNKAVDGRFSGDSADISIQDSSGATIGSDSTGPTGDSASVDVPVVVDAEGSTFTLGETTNANLDNYVTDWSCTRNGEVDTSLPTGRIGTSADVDVGVGDDIECTITNSARPVSIAIDKQAGDPVDVNGNGITDAGDQISYDFTVTNTGDLPLDTVEVTDDTVGSVTCEATELAAGASTNCTADQAYTITDADESNGSVDNTATASGHVETTNDTVTSDPDSTSTPVEGPNPELTLTKSGSPSNPDDFEAGQQITYVFFVRNTGNVTVSDVDVSEVSFSGSGEMSDITCPAGILAPGGQMPCTATYTLTQEDVDAGEIDNTAVADGTDPDGGPVESNEDDFAIPADPAPGIDLEKSVDPETVSGPGEEVTYSFVVTNTGNVTLSDPELTETAFSGTGPPPQVDCPTVNFLPGQAVTCTATYTATAADANAGEVDNTATATATPANGEPPVSDPASAEFTIPAHPELSLTKTVDPTVVDEAGDNVTYSFEVENTGNVTVTDVSVDDVYFGGSDPLGDITCPTDPLPAGETMTCTADYSVTQDDVDSPAILNVARASGQPPTGDRVRSNTDRALIRTDRDPQIAMEKAASPATYDAPGDTITYTFEVTNTGNVSLSDPTIDESQFTGSGEDPFVVCPTPVILAPGQSTECTATYETTQADVDRGSIENTATATADPPFRMDPPVSDPDNAVVTADQSPELALNKTVRPTTVEQSGDQVRYAFIVENTGNVTVNGIEIAETAFTGSGQLSGVQCPAGFLEPGDVMPCTATYDVTQADVDQGSVDNTAVAQGTADGGPVESNEDDATVTIAADPALTLVKSADNTDELTAGETIDYSFVVTNTGNVTMADVGVDEVAFDGSGELSDIECPPGAASVAPGDQVTCTATYEVTQADVDRGELENTAIANGTPPTGDPVDSNEDSATIPADHEPGLTLDKSADNTDELTAGETIDYSFVVTNTGNVTENEVEVEELSFDGSGELSELDCVPPSGATLVPGESMECTATYEVTQADVDRGALDNTAIAHGTTPSDEPVDSNEDSVQIPSDREPSLELEKTADKDEITEVGQPVTYTFAVTNTGNVTLSDVGVDEVEFDGSGEMSDIVCAPGTESLAPGASATCTATYEVTQADVDRGRLDNTAVAHGTPPSDDPVDSNEDSVTIPSNQQPGLKLEKSSDTDLASKPGQLVTYTFAITNTGNVTLSDTAVNEGSFNGHGEMSTATCPPAAQELAPGDTVECTATYQVVGDDLTGEPLRNTATATGGDPSGDPVDSNPDNESIPTKKAHGPQPGIDIVKTSDTDKVTEAGQVVTYSFKITNTGDVPLQRPTVNEESFNGHGAMSPVTCPPGSRVLSPGETVVCTATYAVVEDDLTGEPLTNSATVTATDPDDDPIISGIDDETVATVDDDDDDLPDTGAMIGWGAIALAIACLVAGGVLIAAGRSRRKD, from the coding sequence ATGCCGCAGTACGAACTCGGGACCGCCAGCCGACGCCGCCTGCCCCGGTGGCGTCGGGCGACGTACGTGCTGATGGCGGTGTTCGCGCTCGCCGCCACCCTCGTCGTCCCGGCGATCGACCCTCCGGCGGCGCACGCCCAGACCGATACGTCCTGTGATTTCGCGAACTCTGGCACCGGTACCTACGCGGACACCCTGTGCTGGTTCGACCTGTCCGACGTCGACTGGCAGGACGCCCAGAACGGCCAGGACTTCGAGGTGTCGATCCCGGGCGGTTACACGCTCGCGTTCACTCTGACGGCGGACGGCGGTGAGGCCACCTCGTCGGCGTTCCCCACGTACTCGGATGCGTATCTCGGCAACAACGGTTTCTACACGGGCGTCTCGGGGGAGCCGGCGTTCTATCAGCAGGACAACGCCACCGACACCGATCTCGAGCTGTCCGACATCGAGCTGACGAGCAGTTCCGGTGAGGTCGTCGACGGCTACGCCCTGGTCGGTGCCGACGCGGAGTCGACCGACGCCGACGAGTCGATCACCTGGAACTCGAGCGACCCCATCACCTCACTGACGGCAACTCGCACCGGTACCGGTCTCGGGAATGCCTGTGGGGGTGGCTTCACCGGCATCGGCACGAAAGAGGTGACGTGCACCGGCCAGGGCACCTCGACCAAGACCGGTACGGCGATCGTCTCGTCCACCAACCCGTCAACGTTCTCGCAGCACATGCAGGGCGGCGGCCTGCAAGCCGTCTCGTTCGGTGTGCTGATCTCGGCCGTCACGCTGAACAAGGCCGTCGACGGTCGATTCAGCGGCGACAGCGCCGACATCTCGATCCAGGACTCCTCCGGCGCGACCATCGGGTCGGACTCGACCGGGCCGACCGGCGACTCGGCGTCTGTCGACGTGCCCGTCGTCGTGGATGCCGAAGGAAGCACCTTCACGCTCGGCGAGACCACGAACGCGAATCTCGACAACTACGTGACGGACTGGTCGTGTACGCGCAACGGCGAGGTCGACACCTCGCTGCCGACCGGACGAATAGGTACCAGCGCCGATGTCGATGTCGGCGTCGGTGACGACATCGAATGTACGATCACCAACTCGGCCAGACCGGTCTCGATCGCGATCGACAAGCAGGCCGGTGACCCCGTCGACGTCAACGGCAACGGCATCACCGACGCCGGTGACCAGATCTCGTACGACTTCACGGTCACGAACACCGGCGACCTGCCGCTCGACACCGTCGAAGTCACCGACGACACGGTCGGATCGGTGACCTGCGAGGCGACCGAGCTCGCTGCGGGTGCAAGCACGAACTGCACGGCCGACCAGGCGTACACGATCACCGACGCCGACGAGTCGAACGGCAGCGTCGACAACACCGCCACCGCCAGTGGCCACGTCGAGACGACCAACGACACAGTCACGTCGGACCCCGACAGCACATCTACCCCGGTCGAGGGGCCGAACCCCGAGCTGACGCTGACGAAGTCCGGCTCCCCGTCGAATCCCGATGACTTCGAGGCGGGCCAGCAGATCACTTACGTGTTCTTCGTGCGCAACACCGGCAACGTGACGGTGTCCGACGTCGACGTGTCAGAGGTCAGCTTCAGCGGCAGCGGTGAGATGTCGGACATCACCTGTCCCGCCGGCATCCTTGCACCGGGTGGGCAGATGCCTTGCACGGCCACGTACACGCTCACCCAGGAGGACGTCGACGCGGGAGAGATCGACAACACAGCTGTCGCGGACGGCACCGATCCCGATGGCGGACCCGTCGAGAGCAACGAGGACGACTTCGCAATACCCGCGGACCCGGCGCCCGGCATCGACCTGGAGAAGTCCGTCGATCCGGAGACGGTGTCCGGACCCGGCGAGGAGGTGACGTACTCGTTCGTCGTCACCAATACCGGCAACGTCACGTTGTCCGATCCGGAGCTCACCGAGACCGCGTTCTCGGGTACGGGGCCGCCGCCGCAGGTCGACTGCCCGACGGTCAACTTCCTTCCGGGCCAGGCAGTGACGTGCACCGCGACATACACCGCGACGGCGGCCGACGCCAATGCCGGCGAGGTCGACAACACTGCGACGGCGACGGCCACGCCCGCTAACGGAGAGCCGCCGGTCTCCGACCCGGCTTCCGCGGAGTTCACGATCCCGGCCCACCCGGAGCTCTCGCTGACCAAGACCGTCGACCCGACCGTCGTCGACGAGGCCGGCGACAACGTCACGTACAGCTTCGAGGTCGAGAACACCGGCAACGTGACGGTCACCGACGTCTCGGTCGACGACGTCTACTTCGGTGGCTCCGACCCGCTTGGTGACATCACCTGTCCGACCGATCCGCTGCCCGCGGGCGAGACGATGACCTGCACAGCCGACTACTCGGTCACCCAGGACGACGTCGACTCCCCGGCAATACTGAACGTCGCCCGTGCGTCTGGGCAGCCTCCGACCGGCGACCGGGTCCGGTCGAACACCGACCGTGCGCTGATCCGGACGGATCGCGATCCGCAGATCGCGATGGAGAAGGCCGCCTCGCCTGCGACGTACGACGCGCCGGGCGACACCATCACCTACACCTTCGAGGTGACGAACACCGGCAACGTGTCGCTGTCCGATCCGACGATCGACGAGTCGCAGTTCACGGGCTCCGGCGAGGATCCGTTCGTGGTGTGTCCGACGCCGGTGATCCTCGCACCGGGTCAGTCGACGGAGTGCACGGCGACGTACGAGACGACCCAGGCAGACGTCGACCGCGGCAGCATCGAGAACACCGCGACCGCGACAGCAGATCCGCCGTTCCGGATGGACCCGCCTGTCTCCGACCCGGACAACGCGGTGGTGACTGCCGACCAGTCGCCCGAACTGGCGTTGAACAAGACGGTCCGGCCGACCACCGTCGAGCAGTCCGGCGACCAGGTCAGGTACGCGTTCATCGTCGAGAACACCGGCAACGTGACCGTCAACGGCATCGAGATCGCCGAGACCGCGTTCACCGGCAGCGGCCAGCTGTCCGGCGTCCAGTGTCCCGCCGGCTTCCTCGAACCCGGTGACGTCATGCCGTGTACGGCGACGTACGACGTGACCCAGGCCGACGTCGATCAGGGATCGGTCGACAACACCGCCGTCGCTCAGGGCACGGCGGACGGAGGGCCGGTCGAGTCCAACGAGGACGATGCGACCGTGACGATCGCGGCCGACCCGGCGCTGACGCTGGTCAAGTCCGCCGACAACACCGACGAGCTGACCGCCGGGGAGACGATCGACTACTCGTTCGTGGTGACCAACACCGGCAACGTCACGATGGCCGACGTCGGCGTCGACGAGGTCGCGTTCGACGGGTCGGGCGAGCTGTCCGATATCGAGTGCCCGCCAGGTGCTGCTTCGGTCGCGCCGGGCGACCAGGTCACGTGCACGGCGACGTACGAGGTGACGCAGGCCGACGTCGACCGCGGCGAGCTGGAGAACACCGCGATCGCGAACGGCACACCACCTACTGGTGATCCCGTCGACTCCAACGAGGACTCCGCGACGATCCCGGCCGATCACGAGCCGGGCCTCACGCTGGACAAGTCGGCCGACAATACCGACGAGCTGACCGCGGGCGAGACGATCGACTACTCGTTCGTGGTGACGAACACCGGGAATGTGACCGAGAACGAAGTCGAGGTGGAAGAGCTCTCGTTCGACGGCTCCGGCGAGCTGTCCGAGCTCGACTGCGTGCCGCCCTCCGGTGCGACCCTGGTACCTGGCGAGTCGATGGAGTGCACGGCGACGTACGAGGTGACGCAGGCCGACGTGGATCGTGGCGCGCTCGACAACACCGCGATCGCGCACGGTACGACGCCGAGCGACGAGCCGGTCGACTCCAACGAGGACTCCGTGCAGATTCCGAGCGACAGGGAGCCGAGCCTGGAGCTGGAGAAGACTGCGGACAAGGACGAGATCACCGAGGTGGGCCAGCCGGTCACGTACACCTTCGCGGTCACCAACACGGGCAACGTGACGTTGAGCGATGTCGGCGTGGACGAGGTCGAGTTCGATGGTTCGGGCGAGATGTCCGACATCGTGTGCGCACCTGGCACGGAGTCCTTGGCCCCCGGTGCCTCGGCGACCTGCACGGCGACGTACGAGGTGACGCAGGCCGACGTCGACCGTGGCCGGCTGGACAACACCGCGGTCGCGCACGGTACGCCCCCGAGCGATGACCCGGTCGACTCCAACGAGGACTCCGTGACGATCCCGAGCAACCAGCAGCCGGGCCTGAAGCTGGAGAAGTCCTCCGATACTGACCTGGCAAGCAAGCCCGGTCAGCTCGTGACGTACACATTCGCGATCACCAACACCGGCAATGTGACGCTCAGCGACACCGCGGTGAACGAGGGATCGTTCAACGGACATGGCGAGATGAGCACGGCGACGTGCCCGCCGGCCGCCCAGGAGCTCGCTCCCGGCGACACCGTCGAGTGCACGGCGACGTACCAGGTGGTCGGTGACGATCTGACCGGTGAGCCGCTGCGCAACACGGCGACGGCAACGGGCGGCGACCCGAGCGGCGACCCGGTCGACTCCAACCCGGACAACGAGAGCATTCCGACGAAGAAGGCACACGGTCCGCAGCCGGGCATCGACATCGTGAAGACGTCCGACACCGACAAGGTCACCGAGGCGGGCCAGGTGGTCACGTACTCGTTCAAGATCACCAACACCGGCGACGTGCCGCTGCAGCGTCCGACGGTCAACGAGGAGTCGTTCAACGGGCACGGCGCGATGAGCCCGGTGACATGCCCGCCTGGGTCTCGCGTGCTCAGCCCGGGCGAGACGGTCGTCTGCACCGCGACATACGCCGTCGTGGAGGACGACCTGACCGGTGAGCCGCTGACCAACTCCGCGACCGTCACGGCCACGGACCCCGACGACGACCCGATCATCTCCGGCATCGACGACGAGACGGTCGCGACCGTGGACGACGATGACGACGATCTGCCCGACACGGGTGCGATGATCGGATGGGGCGCAATCGCCCTGGCAATCGCCTGTCTCGTCGCCGGTGGGGTGTTGATCGCCGCCGGCCGCTCCAGGCGGAAGGACTGA